The segment GAACCGGATTTTTCCGTGCTCCTCCGTCCTTATTTCCTCGATTTCCCTTTCCAGATTCTGCTGGATGGCGAGGATCTGCTTGGCGGCCTCCACGTATTTTTCCCCGGCCGGAGTGAGAGAGATAGGATCTGTGGAGCGGTTAAAGACCGGGGCTCCCAGGTTTGTCTCGGCCAGCTTCACCACCTGGCTCAGGGAGGGCTGGGAGATAAAAAGCTTCTTCGCCGCTGCGGTGATGCTGCCCTCCTGCAATATGGTCATAATGTACTGTGCGTGCTTCAGATTCACGAAAGCCTCCTTTGAATGTCTGACGGTTTCCTTATCTTTGCTGTTTCAGCATTGTATTTATCATACTATCTTACGGGCAAAATTACAATGGGATGCCGGCTGATGACAGCGCCCTCCTGATTTATTGTTGACTAGATTTTTTATATGGATTATAATACCATTATCTATGGACAAAGGAAGGTACAGCCATGTTAAGAAGTATGACGGGTTTCGGACGCTGCGAGATCACTACGGAAGAGTACAGAATTTCCGTAGAAATGAAGGCGGTGAACCACCGTTATCTGGATCTGGGCATCAAGATGCCCAAGAAGTTCAACTATTTTGAGGCCTCAATCCGAAGCCTGCTCAAGCAGTACATTCAGAGGGGGAAGGTAGATTTATTTATTACCTATGAGGACTACACAGAAGAGAAGATGGCTCTCAAGTACAACCGTTCCCTGGCATCCGAATACATGGAGTACTTTGCAAAAATGGCAGAGCAGTTTCACATCGAAAATGACATAACGGTTTCCGATCTGGCCAGATACCCGGATGTGCTGGTGATGGAGCAGGTCCCTGAGGATGAGGAACATATGTGGGCGATTCTTAAGGAAGCGGTCGAGGAGGCAGCATCACGGTTTGTGGAGACGAGGGTCACAGAAGGGGAAAATCTGAAGGCAGATCTTCTGGGAAAACTTGACTATATGGACAGACTTGTGGCGGAGATAGAAGAGAGATCTCCGAAGATTGTAGCTGAATACCGCGCGAAGCTGGAGGATAAGGTGAAGGAGCTTCTTCAGGGCTCAGCTATCGATGAGGCGAGAATTGCCACGGAGGTGACGATCTTTGCAGACAAGATCTGTACGGATGAGGAGACGGTGCGCTTAAAAAGCCACATTGAGGCGACAAGGGCAGAGCTTCTTTCCGGAGGCAGTGTGGGCCGGAAGCTGGATTTCATCGCCCAGGAGATGAACCGGGAGGCAAACACCATACTCTCCAAGGCCAACGATCTGGAGGTTTCCGACAGGGCCATTGCCCTTAAGACAGAGATCGAAAAGGTCAGGGAGCAGATTCAGAACATTGAATAGAGAAGCCCCAAAAAGGCTTTAACCATAAAGAACAGACAGGAGAGTTGCTATGGACAATCAGGGATCATTAGTGGTAGTGTCCGGCTTTTCAGGCGCGGGCAAGGGAACTGTGATGAAGGCGCTCATTTCCAGATATGATAATTATGCGCTGTCCGTTTCCGCCACTACCAGGGCTCCCAGAGAGGGAGAGACGGACGGGAAAGAGTATTTCTTCAAAACGCACCAGGCCTTTGAGGACATGATTGAGCGGGATGAGCTGATTGAGTACGCCCAGTATGTGAATAATTATTACGGGACTCCGAAGGAGTATGTATTTTCCAATATCCAGGCAGGAAAGGACGTGCTGCTGGAGATTGAGATTCAGGGTGCTCTGAAGGTGAAGAAAAAATTCCCGGAGACGATGCTTGTGTTCATCATGCCGCCGAGCGCAGAGGAGTTAAAGAGACGGCTGATCGGACGGGGTACAGAGGATATGGACACCATCAACGCCCGCTTGAAGAGAGCCGGGGAGGAAGCCGAGGATATTCCAAAGTACGACTATGTCATTGTGAATGACACAGTTGACCGCTGTGTGGAGGAACTTCACACCCTCATCCAGAGTCAGAGAGCGCGGGTGGAAAACCACAGGGAGTTTATCAGCAGAGTCCAGAAGGATGTAAAGCATCTCACATCGGATGAGGGCTGAGAAGAAGAGTCCCGGCCCTGGGCCTGACTTTCGGTTATTCAGAGAGACAGCAGTAATCTATATAAAATAAACAGTATGAAACAGTAAAAGGAGTATGATAATTATGATGTTAAAACCATCCTATACCGACCTGATGGAGGTTGTAAACAGCGGAGTGGAGGAGGGCGCTGATCCGATTATCCAGAGCCGCTATTCTATCGTGATTGCCACGGCAAAGCGTGCCAGACAGCTTATTGCCAAGGAGGATCCGTCTATTGCATCTGCCAGCAGAAAGCCTCTGTCTGTTGCCATCGATGAGCTTTACAATTCCAAGGTAAAGATTGTCAGCGAGGACGACAGCTCTGAGGATGATATTCAATTCTAAGGAAAAGAGGGCCGTCTCATGGCTTCAGGTCGTGAGATGGCGTTTTTACTATGGGAAAAGTTTCTGGAAAAGTTTCCCTAGGAACCTATCAAACAGAATCAGGAGATGAACTATGAAAATACTTTGTGTTTCCCTTGGCTGCGACAAAAACCTGGTGGACACGGAAATGATGCTGGGCCTGTTAAACAGGGACGGCTACACGTTTACAGACGACGAAAATGAGGCGGATGTTATCCTCATCAATACCTGTTGCTTTATCAACGACGCCAAGGAGGAAAGCGTGAACACGATCCTGGAGATGGCGGAGCTTAAAAAGAAGGGCAGATGCAGGGCTCTGATCGTCACAGGATGCATGGCTCAGAGATATAAGGAGGAGATCATGCAGGAGATACCGGAGGTGGATGGAATTCTGGGAACCTCCACCTACGATGAGATTTCCAATGTGCTGAAAAAAGCTCTCTCCGGAGAGGAGCACATTTCCTGCTTCCACGAGCTTACGGCTCTCCCTGATGTGAAGGCGAAGCGGCTTGTCACCACAGGAGGCCACTACGCCTTTCTGAAGATTGCGGAGGGCTGCGATAAATACTGCACCTACTGCATTATCCCGTCCCTTCGCGGACCCTACAGGAGCGTTCCCATGGAACGGCTCATTGAGCAGGCCAGGGAGCTTACAGAGCAGGGGGTGAGGGAGCTGATTCTGGTGGCCCAGGAGACGACGCTCTACGGTGTGGATCTCTACGGGAAGAAGATGCTTCCCGAGCTTTTAAGGCAGCTGGCAGCGATTGACGGGCTTTACTGGATCAGAATCCAGTACTGCTATCCGGAAGAGATTACAGAGGAGCTCATTGAGACTATCCGCACAGAGGAAAAAATCTGTCACTATCTGGACATT is part of the Clostridium sp. M62/1 genome and harbors:
- a CDS encoding YicC/YloC family endoribonuclease — encoded protein: MLRSMTGFGRCEITTEEYRISVEMKAVNHRYLDLGIKMPKKFNYFEASIRSLLKQYIQRGKVDLFITYEDYTEEKMALKYNRSLASEYMEYFAKMAEQFHIENDITVSDLARYPDVLVMEQVPEDEEHMWAILKEAVEEAASRFVETRVTEGENLKADLLGKLDYMDRLVAEIEERSPKIVAEYRAKLEDKVKELLQGSAIDEARIATEVTIFADKICTDEETVRLKSHIEATRAELLSGGSVGRKLDFIAQEMNREANTILSKANDLEVSDRAIALKTEIEKVREQIQNIE
- the gmk gene encoding guanylate kinase — its product is MDNQGSLVVVSGFSGAGKGTVMKALISRYDNYALSVSATTRAPREGETDGKEYFFKTHQAFEDMIERDELIEYAQYVNNYYGTPKEYVFSNIQAGKDVLLEIEIQGALKVKKKFPETMLVFIMPPSAEELKRRLIGRGTEDMDTINARLKRAGEEAEDIPKYDYVIVNDTVDRCVEELHTLIQSQRARVENHREFISRVQKDVKHLTSDEG
- the rpoZ gene encoding DNA-directed RNA polymerase subunit omega, which codes for MMLKPSYTDLMEVVNSGVEEGADPIIQSRYSIVIATAKRARQLIAKEDPSIASASRKPLSVAIDELYNSKVKIVSEDDSSEDDIQF
- the rimO gene encoding 30S ribosomal protein S12 methylthiotransferase RimO; translated protein: MKILCVSLGCDKNLVDTEMMLGLLNRDGYTFTDDENEADVILINTCCFINDAKEESVNTILEMAELKKKGRCRALIVTGCMAQRYKEEIMQEIPEVDGILGTSTYDEISNVLKKALSGEEHISCFHELTALPDVKAKRLVTTGGHYAFLKIAEGCDKYCTYCIIPSLRGPYRSVPMERLIEQARELTEQGVRELILVAQETTLYGVDLYGKKMLPELLRQLAAIDGLYWIRIQYCYPEEITEELIETIRTEEKICHYLDIPIQHASDRILKRMNRKTTMEELKRNIARLREAIPDIALRTTLIAGFPGETKEDHELLMDFVDEMEFERLGVFAYSAEEDTPAASFPDQVPQEIKEERRDALMELQQEIAFEKSERMVGRILDVMIEGKVADENAYVGRTYMDAPNVDGLIFVNTDEPLMSGDFCKVRVTGALDYDLIGEMCYESAK